AATCAAAGCATAGTACAAATATGTAAGATATCTGTAATCCATTTACGTTCTGAAGTATGACAAATGCAATTATAACAATTAAACCTTGAGGGTCTTATTGTTTAGGAAAAAGCGATTGCTtacttataaaatttttcacttcaaatgATTTCTGTCAATCAACTGTGGAACATGTACTATTTATAatatcatgattttttcaccaaagaCGATGTCGTATATGACACGAACTTACTATTTCCaacatgttttcttttttcaacactttgaATAATGTTGGTCAACGCTAACAATGCAATAATCTATGCGGAATGTACATGAACATAAAATTCGaacgttataaaaaaaattccaaagatCTAATTTCTTAAGTAGAATTAAGTACCTGCATATGTGAGAATataatttcgcaaaattatagtatatatatatatgcaaacCAAAGAATGTAAATCAGAGTTGAacttgtttcttatttttcattggtAAAAAGTTGTTAATATGCAACGTGCGTTAaatatatctacgatatctTACACACACGTATGATATAAATTGTTGACAATTGAGAGTCTTtagtcaattttttagtaattattattaaatctAAAGCAAGCATGGAATCACGAATATCAATAACTATTgctaaaataatgaaaaaaaaacttatgaAAAGTATAAGAAATTTAAATGCAGTGCATTTTTATTCTACAATTGGGATCTTCTGATCAATTAACAGAATTCCCACACAAGCCTTTCAATGACAAACGCATACttgtatattgaaaatatactcaaaatgaaaaaaaaaaaagttctctaTCCATTTTCCCTGTACAAATCCTAGTACAGCGCCTGTACATTTACAATCTTTTGGAGATATATGCGTATGCAACAGTTGAAAGTATTTAGGAAGTTATGAATTGGTAGATAATTTAGCGAGGATTTGCAAAATGTATcgtatatttcatttcatgttaCAACTCTAATTTTTGTACAACAATAACAAGATTTCGAGGTATCGATGATTTTCCGATTCAATTACTCCTCCGAATTTTAACTCAGTCTGAACTAATTCACATTTAATATCTATTCGTctcttttttgtagaacatGAATATAGAAACCTGGATTTTTGATTTGATCTAGTGGCTTGAAGTCACCGTAGATGGTATGCTTTGCAGTATAGTGAAAAGCCTCATTCAGCATatctcgaaaaattgaaagtctGTGAGGGTAATAAGATAATCTAAACTCACTTATGCGCTCAGAATTATGATCATTAGAAATTTCTCCATCACCTAAATCAATCAAGTAATCTAATGCTACTATAGCTGCTTTTCCGCTCACAAACAATATCGAGGTTTTAATGTCAGTCATATGTGAACTCTGAAACCAAAGGTTTAAGGTATTATAATGAATATTGCAAACTGATATCTTGGTCGAATTCCatcagtataaaaaaaaaagttatcagGAACttacattataatatatgCATTTGGATGGAGTGAATCCTGTTGCAATTATATCATCATAGTTTCTGTGATCAATTAGTAACAATCCACCCGGCTTTACACAACGCTCAAAGTTTGCAAGTGCCTGCCTGGAAtacaaaatgaattattttaaacgGTTTTCATAGTTGTAAgtattgtatttatatatataatactgTAAATTCTCAATGACTGAAGAAAGCATATTTAATTTCCAAACATGTAGCTCAAACTTGACGCTCTGATCTCTTtagaaaatgtttatttaaaaattgtggAAAGTAATCTTGTTTGTGTACTTTTGTTCCCTTTGATCTCCAAACGAGTCAGGCATGTGGGCAAAACTGTTTCCTAGACAGACAACAGCATCAAACCCTTCTCCAATTAAGTATCTAATGTCATCAGCTAGTGTTAACCAGTTTGCTTCTtcaataactgaaaaaaaatttctatttaaaaattaattgagaAGTGTTGAAactatattaaaattttttctctgttcaGCTCTATGACTTTACGTACGTGCCAGAGTGATATAATacgtttcataaatttcacaaTGACTTCATATTTATGTTATTGCATAACGTTAGACAAGGAGATCACATTTCTCATTTAACTCGCTAAAGCGATAGCCCATTGACCTTTTCCACTTTGGGAAAAATTAGTACCGTATCTGCGAATTATTCTTAGGCATATTTAATCTGTTTAACGTATGTTGCAATTTATTTTGCCACGTTGACTAGCTACCAAGATGAACTAGAGAtagttattgaaaatatgtgtaccattatttttatagatatCTGCATGCTTTTAAAATTGATTCTTTGCAGTTTAACGTTTAAGTAAGTTTAGAATAACATCTTGAA
This genomic stretch from Neodiprion pinetum isolate iyNeoPine1 chromosome 6, iyNeoPine1.2, whole genome shotgun sequence harbors:
- the Gnmt gene encoding glycine N-methyltransferase produces the protein MVDSVFRTRSLGTAAEGVRDQYADGKAAKVWEVFIGDQKSRTQNYKDFIVSLLRQNGCQRILDVACGTGIDSIMLLEEGFEVVSVDASDKMLKYALKARWARRKESAFDNWIIEEANWLTLADDIRYLIGEGFDAVVCLGNSFAHMPDSFGDQREQKQALANFERCVKPGGLLLIDHRNYDDIIATGFTPSKCIYYNSSHMTDIKTSILFVSGKAAIVALDYLIDLGDGEISNDHNSERISEFRLSYYPHRLSIFRDMLNEAFHYTAKHTIYGDFKPLDQIKNPGFYIHVLQKRDE